The segment atatatattgttttaggttcaccaaccaataaaattttattatttcaaatttaatatcttttaaaaaaagaaacaaaatattgtcaagttataatatttttaaaataaaaaggtaaaaaaaaaagtagttcagaaagaaaaaaaattaaaaaatatatatttttaacgtcaTCAACAAAATACTAATCGCTCAGCCCTAAATCCTTAATTCTAAACTATtgggtaaaccttaaacccttgaataaatcataaagtctgaatcaaaaacactaaacactaaaaccttaaatcctaaattctaaaccctaaacccttgagtgttttagtgtttttgatttagagtttaggatttatccaatgGTTTAAGGTTTACTCGAGAGTTTAAAGTTTAGGATAAGAGTTTAAGGATTTAAGGTTTTGctggttatttttttttttgtaattactactgtttttaattattttttttaattgggtttttagtaattaaacccctcaactaaagatgaatcgtaaaaaaaaccctcaactaaaaatcctgtgaaataaaccctcaactttagttccgttaacatatgttaccctccgtttaaaaaaccgtgacggatggtgacatatgttaacggtttataagttgagggtttatttcactggatttttagttgagggtttttttcacgattcatctttagttgaggggttttatcactaaaagtcattaaatattattaaattatttattatcatttatacattgttttaagatttataagcctttaaaactaatttataaattttaatacattaatatatttgtatattaatttatacatcttaaattaataatttttaacactacttacaacttattataactttgaaatattaaattatttgatatttggaaatagtgatataaaaaaatttgtgtgtttatatcgtcattgtcaaatatgaaataattgaaagtttctaagttatattaagtcttaagtagtgtcgagataattcatccatgaagtcaatctttctatttagagtatgacgcactttttctttttttcatgatttctgtCATCCGGTTCATACTTCTCCCCCCtccaaaataatgcatgattatttttattatcattgatttctgaataactacattatatttttattttcttgatcaataatatatttgaaacataaagtaatacaataaatcaagaacaatataggAAAATAGGAAAGTATGAGTCTGATGAcgaaaattatgaaaataagaaaaagtacgtcatactccaaatagaaagattgacttcatggatgaattatcctcaacactacttaagatttaatataacttagaaactttcaattatttgatatttgaaaatgacgatataaacccacaattttttttatatcactattgccaaatatcaaataatttaatattttgaagttataataagttgtaaatcgtgttgaaaattattaatttaaaatgtataaattaattttataatagattaatgtattaataatatacattagttttaaaggcttacaaatcaatctaaaacaatgtataaatgaataataaataacttaaaaaccctttaatgacttttagtgataaaacccctcaactatttttgaatcgtaaaaaaaaccctcaactaagttttcaacattataaactctcaacttataaaccgttaacatatgtcaccctccgccacggttttttaaacggagggtaacatatgttaacggaactaaagttgagggtttatttcacaggatttttagttgagggttttttttacgattcatctttagttgaggggtttaattactaaaaaccctttttaattttaaaaatgtaatataATCCAACAATATTTTGTCTCCTTtaaaaaaagatatcaaatatgaaataacacaTTTTTATTGGTTGGTTCACCCTGAACTAAAGAATAAgtcttatattattattatattttaatattttgttccTTTTTAGGTTTACACAGATGTAGAGTGGGAGATGTTTTACAGGTCACTGGGTTTTACAATAACACACCACAATTCAGATTCGTACGTAGGAAAGATTCTGTCTTATGCGTCGATGTAGAGCCAACAactgaagaagatattttaaaGGCGTTGGCTCGTGCAGCAGTCGTTCTTGAATCTTCGGATTTGATTTTGACAGGCTTCACATGCTATGGTGACATCTCCACGGTTCCGGGTCACTACGTCTTTTACGTGGAACTCATAGCCAAAGTCAACAATGGCACCAACGTTCTACAACTTGATAACAAGGTGTTGGTGGAGTATTGTTGTGTCATGGAGGAATCATTGAGTAGTCTTTATAGGAGACTTAGGGTAAAAGATGGACCGATCGGACCTCTAGAGGTAAGGGTTGTGGAACAAGGAACGTTTGATTCTCTCATGGAGTTTTTTGTCACCAGAGGTGCTTCTATAACTCAATACAAGACACCTATATGCATAAACTCTGTTGAGGCTTTGAAGGTTCTTGAAGACAAGGTTCTTGCTCGGTTTTTCAGCGACAAATCCCCTCCTATCTGATCTATATATGACCTATAATGATGACATCATTATGATGTTATAATGATGACATCATTGTGATGTTAGTTTTTATGTGTtgtgtgtttttcttttgtgtcGTCGTGTGTGTAAGtaatatgaagaaaacagaggatgaagaagagatgAAGAGTGTGGGCCAAGACAAAGATACTCAAATGGGCTTCGAAGGAAGAGAGATTAAAGGCCCATGTCTGAAGGCGGTAAAAGGTGTTTCAAGTGATGACGTGATGAAGTGCAGACAAGTACGGTAAGGAAGAAGGTGGAGCCAGCTGGGGCTGTGGTCCTGCACAACCAATACGCTCCTCTTGTGTCATGTAACTAACGATTTAGATCGTTTCACGTGTAACTAGATTAAGGCATGACACTAGGGTTTGAGAGTCTCTCTGAACAATATATAAGAGCCTCTATTGTAATCTTCTGAACTTAATGAGAAAACATATTCAGTTTTCATAAAGTTATAGTTTTTCTCAGTGTGGACATGTTAAGTGTAAttgttcaatgtttttttttggacaaatgaATTATTCAATGTTTATCTTGCCATAAATCAGGGATttagttagcaaaaaaaaaaaatcagggaTTTTCTGTTATATACAGTTTTAGTCATCCCATTAATCCTATATGTGGTGCGATTTTTAGTTTAGGCATTTTTGTTATGTCTAGATCAGCAAGACGGTCAGTTTTGCTTTTTGTCAAAAACAAAGACGGCCAGTTTTAGGATTATTGATATGATTTCAGAAAATACCTTCAACcttcaaattaataaaatacttttgTCTATAGATGTAGCTGATTTGGTGAATCATGTAAAATCTATATGTAGTTTactttcttatttatttatttgtttctatAGTATCTTCTCGCATCGCTTATAACAATGTGAAATTTTGGGATATGCGTGGTCAACATAAGTAAATGTATGTAATTAGCACATAATAACTATTTTGAGACAAGTTATGTAATGTCTTTTTCAAATGTCATTTTTGGTTGTACTAAGTGGGATAATATTTCTGCCCTCTTCCTTGAACCGTATAGAAGATAATAATGTTAACGGTCATTTATTCAAAGATTATCAGTAATCATCACTTAGCATCATCCTGATCAAACTCGAAATTGCATGTTGAAGTTTCTTTATCttcattttaattatgtattgatgataatattatatttcatattGGAATCCTATTAGCTTTGTTACCTGAGATCCTTTGTAGGCTTTTTAATTGGAATCGTTTATTAGCTTGCTCGCAGATATCCAAATCTGGTTTATAAATTAAACTAGTCCATCTTTCGTATATATCCAAGCGTATTCCAGTCTGGCTTGTATAAACAATATAAATCGTTTTCCAcgattaatatttaaaaatcttttGCATCGTTAACCCCTGGTATGGGTTTGGTGAACTCAGACGACAAAAATGAGTCTAGGCTGTGATCTCTCTGTTCTGGAAGAGCTAACATCAAATGCAAAGCAAATACAAGATGATGTATTGACCAAGATACTCAAAGCCAACACAAACACAGAGTACCTCAGTCGTTTTCTCGAGGGGAGCTCCGAGAAAGAGCTGTTCAAGAAAAACGTACCGGTGGTGAGCTACGAAGATGTTAAGCCTTATATCGACCGTGTCGCAAACGGAGAACCCTCAGATATCCTTTCGGGCAAACCGATTACTGCGTTTTTCCGAAGGTATACACCATCTTAACATTGAATAACAAGAGTTTCTTGTTTACATATGAAAGATTTGATGAATCAAAGAATTATAAAATTGTTGTAATTAATGGTTGTTTAGCACTGGAACCTCAAGTGGGGAAAAAAAGATATTTCCTGCGAACGACAACTTTGAGGATATTCTATTAGGCCTTGCCCTAAGCTCCCTCGTTATGTCCAAGTAATTAATTTCAACATGCTTCTTTCTTTTATGAAACTAACGAAAATGGATTGATATATTTTCGGTTGATTTTAAAAGGCATGTCGATGGTTATAAGCAAGGAAAGGTGATGATCTTTAAATTCATTCAGCCTATATCCACAACTCCTTGCGGTTTGCCTCTTGCTCCCTCGATAACAATTATCATGAAGAGCAAATGTTATAGGAGCCCGGGAAAACGTAGTACAACCCCGGACGAGATCATAATGTGTACGGATCCGAAACAAAGTATGTACTGTCAACTTCTATGTGGTCTTGTCCAGAGAGACGAGGTTGTAAGTGTTGGTGCTCTGTTTGCTTCTGTCTTGGTTCAAATAATACGTTTTCTTGAAAAGTACTGGAAAGAGTTGTGCAGTAATATAAGGTCCGGTCATGTCAGCGACTGGATCACTGACCATTGTTGTAGAGATTCTGTCTCTACCATCCTTGGAGAACCAAATCCTGAACTGGCAGATTTAATCGAAAACGAGTGTGGACAAGAATCTTGGCAAGGTATAGTTTCACGACTTTGGCCCAAAACTAAATGCGTTGAAACCATTGTTACAGGAATCATGGCTCAGTACATTCCAGCACTGGAGTTCTACTCTGATAAACTGCCTATAGTTTCCAGTATTTATGGATCCTCTGAAACTTTTTTCGGGTTAAATGTGAATCCTCTATGCAAACCACAACATGTGTCCTACACATTCCTACCCAACATGTCATATTTCGAGTTCATACATGTTGATGCCGATGGAGAAGCGACAGGCGAGATTGTTGATCTTGTGGATGTGAAGTCAGGTGGCTACTATGAGCCCTTGGTCACAAACTATTCCGGTAGTCTcccttttaattttattta is part of the Brassica rapa cultivar Chiifu-401-42 chromosome A09, CAAS_Brap_v3.01, whole genome shotgun sequence genome and harbors:
- the LOC103843294 gene encoding 4-substituted benzoates-glutamate ligase GH3.12-like; translation: MSLGCDLSVLEELTSNAKQIQDDVLTKILKANTNTEYLSRFLEGSSEKELFKKNVPVVSYEDVKPYIDRVANGEPSDILSGKPITAFFRSTGTSSGEKKIFPANDNFEDILLGLALSSLVMSKHVDGYKQGKVMIFKFIQPISTTPCGLPLAPSITIIMKSKCYRSPGKRSTTPDEIIMCTDPKQSMYCQLLCGLVQRDEVVSVGALFASVLVQIIRFLEKYWKELCSNIRSGHVSDWITDHCCRDSVSTILGEPNPELADLIENECGQESWQGIVSRLWPKTKCVETIVTGIMAQYIPALEFYSDKLPIVSSIYGSSETFFGLNVNPLCKPQHVSYTFLPNMSYFEFIHVDADGEATGEIVDLVDVKSGGYYEPLVTNYSGLYRCRVGDVLHVTGFYNNAPQFRFVRRKNTVLSIFVESTTEEDVLKALDRATVVLESSDLMLTGFTCFGDVSTVPGHYVFYLELKAKVNNDTNVLLLDEKVLVEYCCVMEESLSSFYRSLRRKDGPIGPLEVRVVQQGTFDSLMEFFVSRGASITQYKTPICINSVEASRVLEDKVLARFFSDKSPTI